A DNA window from Acetobacter aceti NBRC 14818 contains the following coding sequences:
- a CDS encoding phosphocholine-specific phospholipase C encodes MTINISKRNFLRSSLGSAAAMATLSTFPPAIRRALAIDAHNRTGTIKDVKHVVMLMLENRSFDSYFGTFKGVRGYGDRFPIPTPNGANIFYQNYTKSSVTSTLIPYHLDETKGNALRAGGTPHTWSDAQAAWDNGRMTSWPTAKTPLSMGYYETSEVPFHRALADAFTICDSYHCGMHTGTIANRLFYWTGTNGPNGISPIDGSRVEVAGLNNQFNGGNDIGASTTGWTWTTYADRLESAGISWKVYQSLIDNFGCNEMMGFRHWRAAIEKMPAERRPLYVASENITQDVTAAGPFYDASIDDALSPLAKGFGNTMPYGFLETFRDDIQNGTLPEVSWIIPPSAYSEHPSPSSPTQGGWYIQEVLDALTSNPEVWSKTVLLVNYDENDGFFDHLPPPSAPSHNADGTLAGGSTLSDDAMAVEYHNFTPATSSQPAIDGRPYGPGPRVALWAISPWSRGGFVNSQVFDHTSTLMFLEKRFGVTEPQISDYRRAICGDLTSCFDFVNPNKRAIPTLSGRSTKDDADSLAVAQKAEAAIAVPAATTASTLPKQATGTRPSRALPYELHVASQVDVSGGTVTLQFTNTSCDGTGAVFHVYDRNHLDLVPRRYVVEAQKSLSGVWTPTTDDKGSYNLWVLGPNGYHREFTGNITELSNGSHPEIEVSYKTRGRAEIVVKLHNHGRHACSFMAESEAYRVEGPNGVRVAPGGSSELRWPVEDNGNWYDFTITCSASASFKRRIAGRIETGEDSISDPAMGGGHAGNRPQPSHHHHEDMGSDFREEDPMMGRHRF; translated from the coding sequence ATGACAATCAACATATCAAAGCGGAATTTCCTGCGCTCTTCGCTTGGCTCGGCTGCTGCCATGGCGACCCTTTCCACCTTCCCGCCTGCCATTCGTCGTGCGCTCGCCATTGATGCGCATAACAGAACAGGCACCATCAAGGACGTAAAACACGTCGTGATGCTGATGCTGGAAAACCGGTCCTTCGACAGTTACTTTGGCACGTTCAAAGGTGTGCGTGGCTATGGTGACCGCTTCCCTATTCCTACTCCCAATGGCGCCAACATCTTCTATCAGAACTATACGAAAAGCAGTGTCACAAGCACGCTGATTCCGTATCATCTCGATGAGACGAAGGGCAACGCGCTGCGGGCTGGCGGGACGCCGCATACATGGTCGGACGCACAGGCAGCGTGGGACAATGGACGCATGACCTCCTGGCCGACGGCCAAAACGCCGCTGTCGATGGGCTATTACGAAACATCGGAAGTGCCGTTCCATCGTGCGCTGGCCGACGCCTTCACGATCTGCGATTCCTATCATTGCGGTATGCACACGGGAACAATCGCCAATCGTCTGTTCTACTGGACGGGCACCAATGGTCCGAACGGCATCAGCCCCATTGATGGCAGCCGCGTTGAAGTGGCGGGCCTGAACAATCAGTTCAACGGTGGCAACGATATCGGCGCGTCGACGACGGGCTGGACATGGACCACCTATGCTGATCGTCTGGAATCTGCAGGCATCAGCTGGAAGGTTTACCAGAGCCTGATCGACAATTTCGGCTGCAACGAGATGATGGGTTTCCGCCACTGGCGCGCCGCCATCGAAAAAATGCCTGCCGAGAGACGTCCTTTGTATGTCGCTTCCGAAAACATCACTCAGGATGTGACAGCAGCAGGTCCGTTCTATGATGCCAGCATTGACGATGCGCTCAGCCCGCTCGCCAAGGGCTTTGGCAACACGATGCCTTATGGTTTCCTCGAGACGTTCCGTGATGATATCCAGAATGGAACGCTGCCGGAAGTCTCATGGATCATCCCGCCATCAGCCTACAGTGAGCATCCGTCTCCTTCCAGCCCGACACAGGGCGGCTGGTATATTCAGGAAGTGCTCGACGCCCTTACATCCAATCCGGAAGTCTGGAGCAAGACCGTTCTGCTCGTGAACTACGATGAGAACGACGGCTTCTTTGATCATCTGCCGCCTCCGTCGGCACCTTCCCACAATGCTGACGGCACCCTCGCTGGTGGCAGTACCCTCAGCGACGACGCCATGGCGGTGGAGTATCACAACTTCACGCCTGCCACCTCCAGCCAGCCTGCGATCGATGGTCGTCCCTACGGCCCCGGCCCGCGTGTCGCCCTGTGGGCGATCTCCCCGTGGAGCCGCGGCGGTTTTGTGAATTCGCAGGTCTTCGATCATACCTCGACACTGATGTTCCTCGAGAAGCGTTTCGGTGTGACGGAACCCCAGATCAGCGATTATCGTCGTGCAATCTGTGGTGATCTGACCTCATGCTTTGACTTCGTAAATCCGAACAAGCGGGCGATTCCGACATTGTCCGGTCGCAGCACCAAGGATGACGCGGACAGTCTGGCTGTTGCACAGAAGGCAGAAGCGGCGATTGCTGTTCCAGCCGCCACGACGGCTTCCACGCTACCGAAGCAGGCGACCGGCACCCGTCCGTCCCGTGCTCTTCCTTACGAACTGCATGTCGCGTCACAGGTTGATGTGAGCGGAGGCACGGTCACGCTGCAATTCACCAATACAAGCTGTGATGGCACTGGCGCTGTTTTCCACGTCTATGATCGCAACCACCTTGATCTGGTGCCGCGTCGTTATGTGGTGGAAGCCCAGAAGTCACTCAGCGGTGTCTGGACGCCTACGACAGATGACAAGGGTAGCTACAATCTCTGGGTGCTCGGTCCCAATGGCTATCACCGTGAGTTCACCGGCAATATCACCGAGCTGAGCAACGGCAGTCATCCGGAGATCGAGGTTTCCTACAAAACCCGTGGCAGGGCTGAAATTGTTGTGAAGCTGCACAACCACGGTCGTCACGCCTGTTCCTTTATGGCGGAATCGGAAGCCTACAGGGTTGAGGGTCCGAATGGCGTGCGTGTTGCACCGGGCGGTTCCAGCGAGCTGCGGTGGCCGGTTGAGGACAATGGCAACTGGTATGATTTCACGATCACATGCAGTGCGTCGGCATCCTTCAAGCGCCGCATCGCTGGCCGTATTGAAACCGGTGAGGATTCCATTTCCGACCCGGCGATGGGGGGCGGTCATGCAGGCAATCGTCCGCAGCCATCCCATCACCATCATGAGGACATGGGGTCTGATTTCCGGGAAGAAGACCCCATGATGGGTCGCCACAGATTCTGA
- a CDS encoding MFS transporter, whose product MSGTVPQTSTEPRGIAARLGIPQPLLFGFIGLLLFMVGDGVEAGYLDTYMLHHGHTQGDVNLMFTTYGVTVMISAWLAGPLSDLYGPRRTMWAGLVMWAALEVGFLSLGLGPDNLNMTLLFYTLRGFAYPLFAYGFLVWIAAATPARMLGSAAGWFWFSFSAGLPTLGSQFARYTIPYIGELATFWCSLGLVILGGLTALLLVREPTGSKSLLPAGADKKKAFFGSISITWREPKTLAAGVIRTINTSSEYAFLAIMPAFFVDELHFSQAQWLDLLSLIFLGNILFNLAAGMLADKLGHRFVVAVGGCVGCCLTIPLFYYVPLWFPGNFALAALAGFIYGGTVAAFVPMSGLMPLICPKEKAAALSILGLGAGASTWVGPAVVGICESWFGMGLEGVIWSFSGLYLAAGVLTLCLRISPEARRHTEMLEKKQSLRDREAYAMEHAI is encoded by the coding sequence TTGTCAGGGACAGTCCCTCAGACATCGACGGAACCGCGTGGCATCGCCGCGCGTCTTGGTATCCCCCAACCTCTGCTGTTCGGTTTCATCGGCCTGCTGCTTTTCATGGTCGGTGATGGCGTGGAGGCAGGATATCTTGATACCTACATGCTTCACCACGGCCATACGCAGGGCGATGTGAACCTCATGTTCACCACCTACGGTGTGACCGTCATGATTTCGGCATGGCTGGCAGGTCCTCTTTCAGATCTGTACGGACCGCGCCGCACCATGTGGGCCGGACTTGTCATGTGGGCCGCTCTGGAAGTCGGTTTTCTGTCGCTGGGGCTCGGGCCTGACAACCTGAACATGACGCTGCTGTTCTACACGCTGCGTGGCTTCGCTTACCCGCTGTTCGCTTACGGCTTCCTTGTGTGGATCGCCGCTGCGACACCGGCCCGCATGCTCGGTTCCGCTGCTGGCTGGTTCTGGTTCTCCTTCTCGGCTGGCCTCCCGACGCTTGGTTCCCAGTTCGCGCGTTACACCATCCCTTATATTGGTGAACTAGCGACCTTCTGGTGCTCGCTGGGTCTGGTCATTCTGGGTGGTTTGACCGCTCTGCTGCTCGTGCGTGAACCCACAGGTTCCAAGTCCCTGCTGCCAGCAGGCGCGGACAAGAAGAAAGCCTTCTTCGGCTCGATCAGCATCACATGGCGCGAGCCCAAGACGCTGGCCGCCGGTGTCATCCGTACGATCAACACCTCGTCCGAATATGCGTTTCTGGCCATCATGCCAGCCTTCTTTGTCGATGAACTGCATTTCTCGCAGGCCCAGTGGCTTGATCTGCTGTCCCTGATCTTCCTCGGCAACATCCTGTTCAACCTTGCCGCAGGCATGCTGGCTGACAAGCTCGGCCATCGTTTTGTCGTGGCTGTCGGTGGCTGTGTCGGCTGCTGCCTCACCATTCCGCTCTTCTACTATGTGCCGCTCTGGTTCCCGGGTAACTTCGCGCTCGCCGCTCTCGCCGGCTTCATCTACGGCGGCACTGTCGCAGCCTTCGTGCCGATGTCCGGCCTGATGCCGCTGATCTGCCCGAAAGAGAAGGCCGCTGCCCTGTCCATCCTCGGCCTCGGCGCAGGCGCCAGCACCTGGGTTGGTCCGGCTGTTGTCGGGATTTGTGAATCCTGGTTCGGCATGGGCCTTGAAGGCGTGATCTGGAGCTTCTCCGGCCTGTATCTGGCCGCTGGCGTGCTGACGCTCTGCCTGCGTATTTCGCCGGAAGCCCGTCGTCACACGGAGATGCTGGAAAAGAAGCAGAGCCTTCGTGACCGCGAAGCCTATGCAATGGAACACGCCATCTGA